TTCTTTGGCTAATTCAGAAGGTAGTAGTCTTCTGAATGATATTTCTATCTCTTTAATAGATCTTTTGTCTATTTGCTGTTTATAGTCAGCAATTATTTCTTGTAATTGAGTTATTTTTTGATTTGTTTCATTTTGTAAAGAAAACAGCTCTCTGGTACTAAGATTGTCTAATAAGGATGCATCAATTGAATCTATAGGTGAATCCAAATATAAATTGAGTGTGTTAGTTGGTGAATCCATACCTGAAGCTTCTTGTGAATGCTCTTGCTGGTGCTTTTGCTGGTGATCTTTCTTGATTTCTTGATAATAGATTACTTGATGTTTTTTGTGATTGGTTGTAGTATTTATATGATGACGGATATTTGATAGTAGAACAGACTTCCTACAAACGGGAAATCAAAACGTTTGCTTTGTTTAACAACAAAGGAGAATTTTATTTCACTTCAGAAAACTCTGAGTTCTAAGTGAACCAGAGGGTACATATTTATACACACAGAAAGTGGACTATATTCCACCTAATACCCCTAGATATTACATTATATGTTACATTATTGGTGCCCTTAAAAATTTACATCAGGGCTTACGTTATACATTCACTTATTGCAAGAAGACAATGGTGTCTACATCTTGCTTTAGCTGGTGGATGGCATTGGATTCTCCTTTTTGCTAAGTGGTGGAAATTTCTTGTCTTCATCTTCTTCTATTATTGTGCTTGTTGTTCCTGTTGATTCTTTGTCTTCATTGCTTTTGAAAAGCATGCATATTTCTTCTCTTGTCTTTTGTGGTAATTTTTCTAGTGGTCCTGAGAAGTTATTGAATGGTTCCTCGAAGTTTTGTATAGCTATTATTCCTTCATCAGTTATCTTCTTGCTGAATTTTGAATATATGATTATATTTTCTGATTTGTAGTTGATGAAGCGATGACTGTTTCCTCCTATTCTTGAGGTTTCTCTTAGCATTCCTGCTAGATATCTTCCATTTAATTCTTCGATATTAGTTAGTTCCTGACAGAATTTATCCTCTCTAGGCGGATAGTTTCCATTAGAGATTCCTAATTCTATTGCTGCGTAACTTGGAACGATGGCTCTTCCTTCATCAAATACAGGGAAAgaactatatatttttacgtatattctTCTGTTTTTAGCCATATTGTCTATGTAATTCCTAACAGTTTGGACTAGTTTAGGGGTGCATTCTGAAAGCTCCGTGGTATTATCTAGATAGATAGTGTCTATTAGTCCATGGACAAAAAATCTGTATACGGTCATTGGATTTGCTCCTGGGATAAAAATGGCTTTTGGGCTAGAATTTATCCTGGCTACTGGGTAAAAGTACTGGTTACTCATTTCTTTTTCTGTATAGTTGATGAGCATTGAATAACACTCATTAAATGTTAGTGGGGATAGTTGTTTGGCTCTGGCTTTTTCTTCTCTAGTAGGTATACTAGAGATTAATGATGGAATTTTTCCTATGGTGGTAAGCCTTCTTTGGGGGATATTTGAGGATGATGATGGGGAAAGAAGTTTGGATTTATAGTGGGGAATTTTTTCCTGGGCTTGATATTCCTCATAGGCTTTTTGGGCCTCTTCTCTAGTTGGGAATGACTTATGTTGAATATTGGACTGACCAGTAACAAAGGCAGAAACCTTGTGCCAATGATCATAAACTCCTTTCATAGGGCCATTCAGTATTGCATAGTATTTTGTCTGGGATGACCTTGTAGTATCATATTGTAGTGTTGGGGGAATAATTGTTGAGTCCTGCTTGGATGAAGAtccaattgttgttgttgtttttgttgataTTGGGTCCACCACGCTTTTGCTAGTTGACTCTGATGGTTGGATTTTTCCTCCAAGTTGAATTATAGCTGCTTCAAGTTGAGCTATTTTCTTTTGTCGTTCTTCAATTTCTTTTCTAATGATAGTTATCTGATCCATCATTCCTTTGACGATTTCCTCCATTCTCTTGTCAAAGTATCTGCTATGACGTTGTTTTCTGATTTTATGTATTTTATGACTGCCGGAAATTGACGTAGCTCTAGCTGCCACCGAATTAATCTTCCTTGATTGAAGTTGCTTCGAATTTTATATTTTATGAATCCTGTAAGATATTTACTATCAGTACGGAGTTCGAACTCTttgggaagaagttcaattctccaTTTTCTCATTGTTTTGAGACAAGCAAGTGTCTCTTTCTCATGAATAGGATATCTTTGCTCAGTTTCTGAGAAAGTTCCTGATATATATTTGCATAGTCTTTCGACTTGTTTATTTTCTGACTTTTCAGTCTGTATATTGATTTTTGCTTTCATACAGCCAGCCCAAGTTTCTTGAGAGGCGTCTGTTTCCACAATCAGATTATCATCACTTTGTGGATTGTATAATTTTGGAAGATCTTTGCAAGCATTTTTCAGCTTGTCAATAGTATTAGAATTATGAACATCCCAAGTCCATGGGACTTTTGTACTTAATTTCTTTTGTAACTGTTTTCGTTCTTTTGCTAGAGACTTAAAAAAGCCTTGATCAGAAATGTAATTCAAAGATCCTAAGAATCTTTGTAATTGTTTTCTATCTTCAATTTTTGAAGGGAAGTTATTTAATCTCTTTATTACATTATCTTGTAATTTTAACTCTCCATTTCCTGATATGGTTAATCCTAAGTAGTCTATTTCATTTTTAGCAATTATTGCTTTCTTTTTACTTAAAACTAGACCTTTTTCCTTTATTTTTTCTAGGACTATTTTTAGTTTTTGGTAATGGTCTTCTAGTGTATTGCTTGTATAGATTAATATATCATCAATATATACTAAGCAGAAGTCTTCTAATCCTTTAAGGATCTTATCCATGAATCTTTGATAAATTCCTGGTGCTTGTTTTAATCCGAATGGTAAAACTGTCCATTGATAGTGTTTATGAGGAGGACATGTAAAAGCTGTTAATGGTTTAGTGTTTTCATGTAATCTTAGTTGCCAAAATCCTGATTTAGCATCTAAAGTACTAAACCAATGACTTCCTTTAATTTTTTGAAGTATATAATCTTTTCTAGGTAATTTATAAGCATCTCCTATTGTTGCTTCATTcatttttgtatagttgattacCATTCTTCTTTTTCCTCGTTTTATTTCATTATGGTTTTCTACATAAAATGCGGGTGCAGCATGCCTACTGGTAGATTCTTCTAGTATTCCTCTTTCTAGTAGTTCAGCACATTCTTTTGTAAATTCTTCTACATCAATTTTTGAATATGGGATTTTATTTTCTACATTTACCTCCTGATTAGGATCTTTTAATCTTATCTCTATTAATTCTTGATTGTTATTTTTAATTTGATCTAATGGATTATCACTACATACATCTTCTAATagattttttatatctttttgtaAGTTATCTGGTATACCTAGTCTTTCATTGATAACCTTAAGTTTTTGAGCTATTTGTAGTTTATTTAATTTTACTAGTATTGGTATTTTTATAATCGTACTTTTCTGATTTTTATAAGATGGTGCAGTTAATTCTATATGATGTAAGTACTGGCAAAATGGTTGATATAGTTTTAGGAAATTGTTTCCTATTATTATAGATAATCCTGACTCTTGTTGGTATATTGATGGTACTATAAATGTAtaatttcttatttttattatattaaagaATGATGCTTTCCAAATAAGATGTTTACTACCATCTGCTATTGATATTACTAATGGTTTCTGAAGTTTATTCCATTGAAATGGAATTTTTGCCGAGGCAAAACATAGAGTTGCTCCTGTATCAATATATGCATCGTAAGACTTCTCTTTGTATTTTATTTCTATAAATGTACAATTCGGATTGGGTTTATTCATCTGAGGATGAATATTCTTCTTCCGAACTATTGGATTGACTACTATCAGATAGTAATTCATATATTTCTTCTATTTCAGAGTCTGAATCTTCTATTGGTTCTAGATGATTTTCTATTGCtatatttaatattttaagtttttctttattttCAGTCTTCCTTTTATTAGGGCATTTGTTTGCATAATGACCTTCTTCATTGCAGAGCCAACATCTACATGTTCTCTTATTTTCAGGACAATATTTTTCCTTTTTATATGGTATTTTTCTTTTAAAAAACTTTCTTTTCCTAAAGTTATTTTTCTTATAGTTATATTTTTTATAATTGTTTTTCGGAAATTTTCTCCATCTATATTTCTTTAtaattttctttttttctttattACATCCATAATTACCTGGTATTCTTGGATTATTTTTACAACATAGTTGCCCAGTAGGGTGTTTAAGTTGTTTCTTTATAGATCGTTGCAAGCATTGCTCGGCTATATAGTTTTGGGTTACCTCAATGGCTCCTCCTAAGGTATTAGCTATTCTATTATTCGCTATTTCTGATATAAATACATCTTTTATAGCTTTGTTAAGTGGCCATGGTAGTTTATTTAAGTAAGTTTCTTTATGAGTCTCTCTAGATTCTGCAGGTAATTTATAATAGTATTTTTGGAATTCACATGTATAGGGTTCTAAATCAC
The nucleotide sequence above comes from Rutidosis leptorrhynchoides isolate AG116_Rl617_1_P2 unplaced genomic scaffold, CSIRO_AGI_Rlap_v1 contig223, whole genome shotgun sequence. Encoded proteins:
- the LOC139882061 gene encoding uncharacterized protein, whose protein sequence is MEQENISDQISEVRQLLSQLKIIEEEKETYEHKNYNIDDDKEEVVYGYESEEDLPFRMKLEEIPESTSGHKRRREFYHNDYMNEKGYTKQNDKWKKFPDEYTPSIKTNIDILNLDCVQNKEEALTLWMNNTGLLIQLEKIFQDFNPNLVWTFVTYKVTGSVKNYLQTLSQAQIEILLREKTTNSEVFFTLVDTINREFLGKDDVDKKKATEAAEAEKALWHLNNIQICNMCDLEPYTCEFQKYYYKLPAESRETHKETYLNKLPWPLNKAIKDVFISEIANNRIANTLGGAIEVTQNYIAEQCLQRSIKKQLKHPTGQLCCKNNPRIPGNYGCNKEKKKIIKKYRWRKFPKNNYKKYNYKKNNFRKRKFFKRKIPYKKEKYCPENKRTCRCWLCNEEGHYANKCPNKRKTENKEKLKILNIAIENHLEPIEDSDSEIEEIYELLSDSSQSNSSEEEYSSSDE